One Deinococcus sp. LM3 genomic region harbors:
- a CDS encoding CHASE domain-containing protein, whose translation MARRVLGQRAPVTVMILIAALTLAAALVVNAFVREQQRSRFEREATVYVQALRDRLSVYERLLYTTRASWQAQGPTRDEATFARFVDGIDLASRYPGVQAVGFGQLVPTAQTAAFERQLRRSVGFPVQVKPVTGQAERAVISLIAPLNSVNRGALGFDLNSEPARRAALQGARQSGAAQATTLLRLVQTDETGEPLRGFLIMLPVWNDPDTRDLRGYLYLAVRADQFLQDLAPPQFGSPLRAQVLLNGEALRGNPADLNGLNFRYATRLNVAGQPWTMEFGADSAFARDFGAAIPLLLVLLGLGTSGMAFLLVQAQVDARTRAERLNVSLAEARVRQEQARAEFEAIFQSMQDAAAFTDDDGRIRMVNRALTEQFRSDPDALNGRLLGALHLDRRLDNRPTFQALTTSFERLDGSVFQGEAQRGEVRGQSGELLGLLEVVRDVTDRVEAERAVQAGERRSRGVLDAIAHMISVGRPDGTVTFTNRQFGVRLGRAGLSGHLDPVGRATYGQMWREATESGEGAQCEVQLHLPGGPRWVVVKVVPLRDDRGEISEWVTSATDIHDRVTAERLAQRNEERYRGVIEGMPQIVWLTDPAGQPVYFNRRWSEFVGEDHAHGGFLNLLHPEDRADYQRRWADALRSARPFESEHRLRRHDGQYRTFVTRGLPVRDATGRVLEWVGTSTDVDDSVYAENAARLLADVTEQLNARSAEAAPLRHDRYRAALALLPSRFADSAALWSVHPTSLLAASSPGATWHAAAFQVVAAQAIEQVLASEDPVFIDSDPALHRVSATGALFYPLVGRDGALVGVLGLLYRQALTNRDQDLAQDLAQRFASALGNDRLQERVNAAQADLYALNQSLEERVQRRTLELEAANRELEAFSYSVSHDLRTPLRHIVGFGELLQKETGEQLSGKGQRYLKVITDSAGRMSQLIDDLLAFSRMGRQELRRVPVSLRPLIEASWRGLEPDRAGRTVTLHLPGDLPTVPADEGLLGLVFTNLLSNAIKYSRGRPDASVWISAEQHEDSVTVTVRDNGVGFDPRYVDKLFGVFQRLHRADEFEGIGIGLANVRRIVTRHGGQVSADAVPGEGATFTVTLPTTPEDL comes from the coding sequence ATGGCGCGGCGCGTTCTGGGACAGCGCGCCCCCGTCACGGTCATGATCCTGATCGCGGCCCTCACGCTGGCGGCCGCGCTGGTCGTGAACGCCTTCGTGCGCGAGCAGCAGCGCAGCCGCTTCGAGCGGGAGGCGACCGTGTACGTGCAGGCGCTGCGTGACCGCCTGTCGGTGTACGAGCGCCTGCTGTACACCACCCGCGCCTCCTGGCAGGCGCAGGGGCCCACGCGGGACGAGGCGACCTTCGCGCGCTTCGTGGACGGCATCGACCTCGCCAGCCGCTACCCCGGCGTGCAGGCCGTCGGGTTCGGGCAGCTGGTCCCGACCGCGCAGACCGCCGCGTTCGAGCGGCAGCTGCGCCGAAGCGTCGGCTTTCCCGTGCAGGTGAAGCCCGTGACCGGGCAGGCCGAACGGGCCGTCATCTCGCTGATCGCGCCGCTGAACAGCGTGAACCGGGGCGCGCTGGGCTTCGACCTGAACAGCGAACCCGCCCGCCGCGCGGCCCTGCAGGGCGCCCGGCAGAGCGGGGCGGCCCAGGCGACCACCCTGCTGCGGCTGGTGCAGACCGACGAGACCGGCGAGCCCCTGCGCGGGTTCCTGATCATGCTGCCCGTGTGGAACGATCCCGACACCCGCGACCTGCGCGGCTACCTGTACCTGGCTGTGCGCGCCGACCAGTTCCTGCAGGACCTCGCGCCCCCCCAGTTCGGGTCGCCGCTGCGGGCGCAGGTGCTGCTGAACGGCGAGGCGCTGCGCGGCAACCCCGCCGACCTGAACGGCCTGAACTTCCGCTACGCCACCCGCCTCAACGTGGCCGGGCAGCCGTGGACCATGGAGTTCGGCGCGGACAGCGCCTTCGCCCGTGATTTCGGGGCCGCCATTCCGCTGCTGCTGGTGCTGCTGGGCCTGGGAACGTCCGGTATGGCCTTCCTGCTCGTGCAGGCGCAGGTGGACGCCCGCACCCGCGCCGAACGCCTGAACGTCTCGCTCGCCGAGGCCCGCGTCCGGCAGGAGCAGGCCCGCGCGGAGTTCGAGGCGATCTTCCAGTCCATGCAGGACGCCGCCGCCTTCACCGACGACGACGGCCGCATCCGCATGGTCAACCGCGCCCTGACCGAGCAGTTCCGCTCGGACCCGGACGCCCTGAACGGCCGCCTGCTGGGCGCGCTGCACCTCGACCGCCGCCTGGACAACCGCCCGACCTTCCAGGCGCTGACCACGTCCTTCGAACGCCTGGACGGCAGCGTCTTCCAGGGCGAGGCGCAGCGCGGCGAGGTGCGCGGCCAGAGCGGCGAACTGCTGGGCCTGCTGGAAGTCGTGCGTGACGTCACGGACCGCGTCGAGGCCGAACGGGCCGTGCAGGCCGGTGAACGCCGCTCGCGCGGGGTACTGGACGCCATCGCGCACATGATCAGCGTGGGGCGCCCGGACGGCACCGTCACCTTCACGAACCGGCAGTTCGGGGTCCGCCTGGGCCGCGCCGGCCTGAGCGGCCACCTCGACCCGGTCGGCCGCGCCACCTACGGCCAGATGTGGCGCGAGGCCACCGAGAGCGGCGAGGGCGCGCAGTGCGAGGTGCAGCTGCACCTGCCCGGCGGGCCGCGCTGGGTGGTCGTGAAGGTCGTGCCGCTGCGCGACGACCGCGGCGAGATCAGCGAGTGGGTGACGAGCGCCACCGACATTCACGACCGCGTGACCGCCGAACGGCTCGCGCAGCGCAACGAGGAACGCTACCGCGGCGTGATCGAGGGCATGCCGCAGATCGTGTGGCTGACCGATCCGGCCGGGCAGCCCGTGTACTTCAACCGCCGCTGGAGCGAATTCGTCGGCGAGGACCACGCGCACGGCGGGTTCCTGAATCTGCTGCACCCGGAAGACCGCGCCGACTACCAGCGCCGCTGGGCCGACGCGCTGCGCTCGGCGCGGCCCTTCGAATCCGAGCACCGCCTGCGCCGCCACGACGGCCAGTACCGTACCTTCGTCACGCGCGGCCTGCCGGTCCGGGACGCCACGGGCCGCGTGCTGGAATGGGTGGGCACCAGCACCGACGTGGACGACTCGGTGTACGCCGAGAACGCCGCGCGCCTGCTGGCCGACGTGACCGAGCAGCTCAACGCCCGCAGCGCCGAGGCCGCCCCGCTGCGGCACGACCGTTACCGCGCCGCGCTGGCCCTGCTGCCCAGCCGCTTCGCGGACAGCGCGGCCCTCTGGAGCGTGCATCCCACCAGTCTGCTCGCGGCGTCCTCGCCGGGCGCCACCTGGCACGCCGCCGCCTTCCAGGTCGTGGCGGCGCAGGCCATCGAACAGGTGCTGGCCAGCGAGGACCCGGTGTTCATCGATTCGGACCCGGCGCTGCACCGCGTGAGTGCCACGGGCGCGCTGTTCTACCCGCTGGTCGGGCGGGACGGGGCGCTCGTGGGCGTGCTGGGCCTGCTGTACCGCCAGGCTCTCACGAACCGCGATCAGGATCTCGCGCAGGACCTCGCGCAGCGCTTCGCCTCGGCGCTGGGCAACGACCGCCTTCAGGAACGCGTGAACGCCGCGCAGGCCGACCTGTACGCCCTGAACCAGTCGCTGGAGGAGCGCGTGCAGCGCCGCACCCTGGAACTCGAGGCGGCCAACCGGGAACTCGAGGCCTTCAGTTACAGCGTCAGCCACGACCTGCGCACGCCGCTGCGGCACATCGTGGGGTTCGGCGAACTGCTCCAGAAGGAAACGGGCGAACAGCTGAGCGGCAAGGGCCAGCGTTACCTGAAAGTCATCACGGACTCGGCCGGGCGCATGAGTCAGCTGATCGACGACCTGCTGGCCTTCTCGCGCATGGGCCGTCAGGAACTGCGGCGCGTGCCCGTCAGCCTGCGCCCGCTGATCGAGGCGAGCTGGCGCGGCCTGGAACCCGACCGGGCCGGGCGCACCGTCACGCTGCACCTGCCCGGCGACCTGCCGACCGTCCCGGCCGACGAGGGGCTTCTTGGTCTGGTCTTCACGAACCTGCTGAGCAACGCCATCAAGTACTCGCGCGGACGCCCCGACGCCAGCGTGTGGATCAGCGCCGAGCAACATGAGGATTCCGTGACCGTGACCGTCCGCGACAACGGCGTGGGGTTCGATCCGCGTTACGTGGATAAACTGTTCGGTGTGTTTCAGCGTCTACACCGCGCCGATGAGTTCGAGGGCATCGGCATAGGCCTCGCCAACGTGCGAAGAATCGTCACGCGTCACGGAGGACAGGTGAGTGCCGACGCCGTACCCGGCGAGGGCGCCACCTTCACCGTCACCCTGCCCACCACCCCGGAGGACCTGTGA
- a CDS encoding hybrid sensor histidine kinase/response regulator: protein MTHPATQGVPGEGEALRILHLEDSELDHELVTMHVETDLPWSVEITRVEDEPGFLHALSSAPPHLILSDFALPSYDGLSAYRAAHQRLPKVPFIIVTGAMGEETAVDTLREGVTDYILKQRLERLAPSIRRAIAEVESRIRRERAEQEIRQLNASLQARLEEVERLRNTAERQSQRLEIQARQLEEALNLQKTFLAETSHELRTPLTALHGYLRRAEREAGGSQTLLDAQRVAENMTRLVNDLLQLSRGELVQSIEMHFMNLGQLLRQVGRDYGVNAPDGVYEIVGDPGRLNQVFINLVTNAIRVTGSPDKVWLEIVPRPGELEVRVVDRGPGVPDAVKPRIFDKFYRGKEAGSAGLGLTIAQQVVTAHGGTIDVVDTPGGGATFRVRLPLPEEDEETGGDLEPSIDPDDVTPDDVTPDDGTADARTG, encoded by the coding sequence ATGACCCACCCCGCCACCCAGGGCGTCCCCGGAGAGGGCGAAGCCCTGAGAATCCTGCACCTGGAAGACAGCGAACTCGACCACGAACTCGTGACCATGCACGTCGAGACTGACCTGCCCTGGTCGGTCGAGATCACCCGCGTCGAGGACGAGCCAGGGTTCCTGCACGCCCTGAGCAGCGCGCCCCCGCACCTGATCCTCAGCGACTTCGCGCTGCCCAGCTACGACGGCCTGAGCGCCTACCGCGCCGCGCACCAGCGTCTGCCGAAGGTGCCGTTCATCATCGTGACCGGCGCGATGGGCGAGGAGACCGCCGTGGACACCCTGCGCGAGGGCGTCACCGACTACATCCTCAAGCAGCGCCTCGAGCGGCTGGCCCCCAGCATCCGCCGCGCCATCGCCGAGGTCGAATCCCGCATCCGCCGCGAACGCGCCGAGCAGGAGATCCGGCAGCTGAACGCCTCGCTCCAGGCCCGTCTGGAGGAGGTCGAGCGGCTGCGCAACACCGCCGAACGCCAGAGCCAGCGCCTGGAAATCCAGGCCCGGCAGCTCGAGGAAGCCCTGAACCTCCAGAAGACCTTCCTGGCCGAAACCAGTCACGAACTCCGCACCCCCCTGACCGCCCTGCACGGCTACCTGCGCCGCGCCGAACGCGAGGCCGGCGGCAGCCAGACCCTGCTCGACGCGCAGCGCGTCGCGGAGAACATGACCCGCCTCGTGAACGACCTGCTGCAACTCTCGCGCGGGGAACTCGTGCAGAGCATCGAGATGCACTTCATGAACCTCGGGCAGCTGCTGCGGCAGGTGGGCCGCGACTACGGCGTGAACGCCCCGGACGGCGTGTACGAGATCGTCGGCGACCCCGGCCGCCTGAACCAGGTGTTCATCAACCTCGTCACCAACGCCATCCGCGTGACCGGCAGCCCCGACAAGGTCTGGCTGGAGATCGTGCCCCGCCCCGGCGAACTGGAGGTGCGGGTCGTGGACCGTGGTCCCGGCGTGCCGGACGCCGTCAAACCCCGCATCTTCGACAAGTTCTACCGTGGCAAGGAGGCCGGGTCGGCCGGCCTGGGCCTGACCATCGCGCAGCAGGTCGTCACCGCGCACGGCGGCACCATCGACGTGGTCGACACGCCGGGTGGCGGCGCGACCTTCCGCGTGCGCCTGCCGCTGCCCGAGGAGGACGAGGAGACCGGCGGCGACCTCGAACCGTCCATCGATCCGGACGACGTGACCCCAGACGACGTGACCCCAGACGACGGGACCGCAGATGCCCGGACAGGCTGA
- a CDS encoding Maf family nucleotide pyrophosphatase, whose translation MTGVSGGADLTAPRVVLASGSPRRRELLGGLGVTFEVIVSGEDEDSTQTDPHALAAELALLKGRSVARAHPDAVVLAADTVVAVGADLLAKPATAAENEAFLRRLSGRTHDVYTGVAALHGAAESVEVARTRVTFRALDDAEIAHYAATGEGLDKAGGYGIQGLGMALVERLDGEYSNVVGFPLSVVIRLLRGAGVPVWGSVRGADRPVGVAGA comes from the coding sequence ATGACGGGCGTTTCAGGCGGCGCGGACCTCACCGCGCCGCGGGTGGTGCTGGCGTCCGGCAGTCCCCGGCGGCGTGAGCTGCTGGGCGGGCTGGGCGTGACCTTCGAGGTGATCGTCAGCGGCGAGGACGAGGACAGCACCCAGACGGACCCGCACGCGCTGGCAGCGGAGCTGGCGCTGCTCAAGGGCCGCTCGGTGGCGCGCGCGCACCCGGACGCGGTGGTGCTGGCGGCCGACACGGTGGTCGCCGTGGGCGCGGACCTGCTGGCCAAGCCGGCCACGGCCGCCGAGAACGAGGCGTTCCTGCGCCGGCTGTCGGGCCGCACGCATGACGTGTATACCGGTGTGGCGGCCCTGCACGGCGCGGCCGAGTCGGTCGAGGTGGCCCGCACCCGCGTGACCTTCCGCGCGCTGGACGACGCCGAGATCGCGCATTACGCCGCGACGGGCGAGGGGCTGGACAAGGCCGGCGGGTACGGCATCCAGGGCCTGGGGATGGCGCTGGTCGAGCGTCTGGACGGCGAGTATTCGAACGTGGTGGGCTTTCCGCTGTCGGTCGTGATCCGGCTGCTGCGCGGCGCGGGCGTGCCGGTGTGGGGCAGCGTGCGCGGTGCCGACCGGCCCGTGGGGGTCGCCGGGGCGTGA
- a CDS encoding Rod shape-determining protein MreD, with protein sequence MRNAYPVPRGPLRWVKLIVYAALLIAAQGLLSRLSDAAGIPAPDLFLLTGAALVWRLPPPWAVLAAYGVGLGQDLLGSGALGLHAAGVAGGALLTLLVRRYVADSGVFQMLLTVLMAVVGEWLAFLILNYWLRADLITADLLRTTVPLVFAGTLVLYPLWERVVAWAFGSRSGPEEHLA encoded by the coding sequence GTGAGAAACGCCTATCCTGTCCCGCGCGGGCCGCTGCGCTGGGTCAAACTGATCGTGTACGCCGCGCTGCTGATCGCGGCGCAGGGCCTGCTGTCGCGCCTGTCGGACGCGGCGGGCATTCCCGCGCCGGACCTGTTCCTGCTGACCGGCGCGGCGCTGGTGTGGCGACTGCCGCCCCCCTGGGCGGTGCTGGCCGCGTACGGGGTGGGGCTGGGGCAGGACCTGCTGGGCAGCGGGGCGCTGGGCCTGCACGCGGCGGGCGTGGCGGGGGGCGCGCTGCTGACCCTGCTGGTGCGGCGTTACGTGGCCGACAGCGGCGTGTTCCAGATGCTGCTGACGGTCCTGATGGCCGTCGTGGGCGAGTGGCTGGCGTTCCTGATCCTGAACTACTGGCTGCGCGCGGACCTGATCACGGCCGACCTGCTGCGGACCACGGTGCCGCTGGTGTTCGCGGGCACGCTGGTGCTGTACCCGCTGTGGGAGCGGGTCGTGGCGTGGGCCTTCGGTTCGCGCAGCGGCCCCGAGGAGCACCTCGCGTGA
- a CDS encoding peroxiredoxin, producing MTDQPTPPQAGQPFPAFALPDAQGRTHTLTDYAGQYVVLYVYPKDDTPGCTKEACDFRDNAALKALGAAVLGVSADDAGSHARFAEKYSLPFPLLSDDGAAFLRQVGSYGTKNMYGKVTEGIKRQTFLIAPDGTLVKSWLAVKVDGHADHVAAAIEKHRAQENA from the coding sequence ATGACCGACCAACCCACCCCGCCGCAGGCCGGCCAGCCGTTCCCCGCCTTCGCCCTGCCCGACGCCCAGGGCCGCACCCACACCCTGACCGACTACGCCGGGCAGTACGTGGTGCTGTACGTGTACCCCAAGGACGACACGCCCGGCTGCACGAAAGAAGCCTGCGACTTCCGTGACAACGCCGCCCTGAAGGCCCTGGGGGCCGCCGTGCTGGGCGTCAGCGCCGACGACGCCGGCAGCCACGCCCGCTTCGCCGAGAAGTACTCGCTGCCCTTCCCGCTGCTCAGCGACGACGGCGCGGCCTTCCTGCGCCAGGTCGGGTCGTACGGCACCAAGAACATGTACGGCAAGGTCACCGAGGGCATCAAACGCCAGACGTTCCTGATCGCCCCGGACGGCACCCTGGTGAAATCCTGGCTGGCCGTGAAAGTCGACGGGCACGCCGACCACGTGGCCGCCGCCATCGAGAAACACCGCGCGCAGGAGAACGCGTGA
- the mreC gene encoding rod shape-determining protein MreC translates to MSEGRKLLFVTLGLLFLSMVTTRFQVVAPSSWRAGTAPITQASVVAADNVRRAYVTLVHERELSRQVSTLGKQNDTLRQQNELLRREVSRLRQVMNITTTQAPNALGIAQVIAVDPSPLLARLDLNRGSADGVRLRMPVTVPAGLVGQITSVSEQRSTVVALVDPESSVGVTLQGNRGGRGLARGVPPDRLRAEFSRSVPIKVGDVLVTNSLGGVFPVGIRVGTVEKVLPLGPNDISRTVIVKPSVDVGVIEDVTLLEGL, encoded by the coding sequence GTGAGCGAGGGCCGGAAACTCCTGTTCGTCACGCTGGGCCTGCTGTTTCTCAGCATGGTCACCACGCGGTTTCAGGTGGTGGCTCCCTCGTCGTGGCGGGCCGGGACGGCGCCCATCACGCAGGCGTCGGTCGTGGCGGCCGACAACGTGCGCCGCGCCTACGTGACCCTGGTACACGAGCGGGAACTGTCCCGTCAGGTGAGCACGCTCGGCAAGCAGAACGACACGCTGCGCCAGCAGAACGAACTGCTGCGCCGCGAGGTCTCGCGGCTGCGGCAGGTCATGAACATCACGACCACGCAGGCCCCGAACGCACTGGGGATCGCGCAGGTGATCGCGGTGGATCCCAGTCCGCTGCTGGCGCGGCTGGACCTGAACCGTGGCTCGGCGGACGGCGTGCGGCTGCGGATGCCGGTCACCGTTCCGGCCGGGCTGGTCGGTCAGATCACCAGCGTCTCCGAGCAGCGGTCCACGGTCGTGGCGCTGGTCGACCCGGAAAGCAGCGTGGGCGTGACCCTGCAGGGCAACCGGGGCGGGCGCGGACTGGCGCGGGGCGTGCCGCCGGACCGGCTGCGCGCCGAGTTCTCACGCAGCGTGCCGATCAAGGTCGGGGACGTGCTCGTCACGAACAGTCTGGGTGGGGTGTTCCCGGTCGGGATCCGGGTCGGGACGGTCGAGAAGGTGCTGCCGCTCGGCCCGAACGACATCAGCCGCACCGTCATCGTGAAACCCAGCGTGGACGTGGGCGTGATCGAGGACGTCACGCTGCTGGAGGGCCTGTGA
- the deoC gene encoding deoxyribose-phosphate aldolase — protein MKLAPYIDHTLLKPTATAGDIQKLCAEAREHSFYAVCINPVFIPLAKAELEGSGVKVATVCGFPLGAVSPDQKAVEARLSVEAGADEVDMVIHIGAALANDWDAVQADVRAVRRAIPDSVLKVIIETCYLNEEQKRGATEAAVLGGADFVKTSTGFGTGGATLDDVRLMAQVIAGRAQIKAAGGVRSAQDALDMIEAGATRLGTSGGVALVAGEQSGEGY, from the coding sequence GTGAAGCTTGCGCCGTACATTGACCATACCCTGCTTAAACCCACCGCCACCGCTGGCGATATTCAGAAACTGTGCGCCGAGGCCCGTGAGCATTCGTTCTACGCCGTGTGCATCAATCCGGTATTCATCCCGCTGGCGAAAGCCGAACTGGAAGGCAGCGGCGTGAAGGTCGCGACCGTGTGCGGGTTCCCGCTGGGGGCCGTCAGCCCGGACCAGAAGGCTGTGGAGGCCCGCCTGAGCGTCGAGGCGGGTGCGGACGAGGTGGACATGGTGATTCACATCGGCGCGGCGCTGGCGAACGACTGGGACGCTGTGCAGGCCGACGTGCGCGCGGTGCGCCGCGCCATTCCGGACTCGGTGCTGAAGGTGATCATCGAGACCTGCTACCTGAACGAGGAGCAGAAGCGCGGCGCGACCGAGGCGGCCGTGCTGGGCGGCGCGGACTTCGTGAAGACCAGCACGGGCTTCGGCACGGGCGGCGCGACCCTGGACGACGTTCGCCTGATGGCGCAGGTCATCGCGGGCCGCGCGCAGATCAAGGCGGCGGGCGGCGTGCGCAGCGCCCAGGACGCGCTGGACATGATCGAGGCCGGGGCCACGCGCCTGGGCACGTCGGGCGGCGTGGCGCTGGTGGCGGGCGAGCAGAGCGGCGAGGGGTACTAA
- a CDS encoding penicillin-binding transpeptidase domain-containing protein has product MSRAGEAMDRQDRLRRRAGARGRARPARAAHEGAARVRWTALAFSLGLLALGGRLYQLQVVQHDQYAVRSASNYQRDEVIPALRGEIRTRDGVLLATNRLAVDLVYTGRRDPTDPEQAIPSWDKIVYLAGIKPDVLENGQPREPDRQREAETVLARNIPQEKLSAIYEYTVLVPSLELRERLERVYPQGKMAGHLLGYVQEASEKQVEEDGYTLGDLVGRSGLEYSLQDTLQGKNGLKRREVTAGGKPQTERVITPGQKGQDVTLTIESSLQRTAEQALREGLKDVNAGRAKFGKPAEPYTRGAVIAIDPRTNEVLAMASSPAYDPNWFSRVPSPDPAAKNWAIDPNRPLAELDAVTSNRVVQAYNPGSVFKIATTLMYVEKWGNFTMNCAPTYYFGRAAFRNWAGYGLGPVDGRKAVAFSCNPWYYDSAARAGTEAYSRQLKSRLTELGYNAPTGLELVGEKTGMLLDADDYTNPNAPWYPGFALNMSIGQGDVLVTPAQVVSVMSTIIGGGQKRPLTVLKAVDGTPVPRKPAVNVVRNGNTAAFDLVKEGMTWTTSIPTGTSRHEVGPELFPVRTGGKTGTAENGLSRRGGYAYTHAWYEGYGPLSSPNFAVVAFFQNGGEGSGPALKAVKKMFAARWCVTLDEKGSALPLSAQQPCTGELEEMHRVYKVRAQRAAAAARADAGTPGRSAQQP; this is encoded by the coding sequence GTGAGCCGCGCCGGAGAGGCCATGGACCGCCAGGACCGGCTGCGGCGCCGGGCGGGTGCGCGCGGGCGGGCACGTCCGGCGCGCGCCGCGCACGAGGGAGCGGCGCGGGTCCGCTGGACGGCGCTGGCCTTCAGCCTGGGCCTGCTGGCGCTGGGCGGCCGGCTGTACCAGTTGCAGGTCGTGCAGCACGATCAGTACGCGGTGCGTTCGGCCAGCAACTACCAGCGTGACGAGGTCATCCCGGCGCTGCGCGGCGAGATCCGCACCCGTGACGGCGTGCTGCTCGCCACGAACCGCCTCGCGGTGGACCTGGTATACACGGGCCGCCGCGACCCGACCGATCCGGAGCAGGCGATTCCCTCCTGGGACAAGATCGTGTACCTCGCAGGCATCAAGCCCGACGTGCTGGAGAACGGACAGCCGCGCGAACCGGACCGGCAGCGGGAGGCCGAGACGGTCCTGGCGCGGAACATCCCGCAGGAGAAACTCTCGGCGATCTACGAGTACACGGTGCTGGTCCCCAGCCTCGAACTGCGCGAACGCCTGGAGCGGGTGTACCCGCAGGGCAAGATGGCCGGGCACCTGCTCGGGTACGTGCAGGAAGCCAGCGAGAAGCAGGTCGAGGAGGACGGGTACACCCTGGGCGATCTGGTGGGCCGCAGCGGGCTGGAGTACAGCCTGCAAGACACCCTGCAGGGCAAGAACGGCCTGAAACGCCGCGAGGTCACGGCGGGCGGCAAACCGCAGACCGAGCGCGTCATCACGCCGGGCCAGAAGGGGCAGGACGTGACCCTGACCATCGAGTCGTCCCTGCAACGCACCGCCGAGCAGGCGCTGCGCGAGGGCCTGAAGGACGTGAACGCCGGCCGCGCGAAGTTCGGCAAGCCCGCCGAGCCGTACACGCGCGGCGCGGTGATCGCCATCGACCCGCGCACGAACGAGGTGCTGGCCATGGCGAGCAGTCCCGCGTACGACCCGAACTGGTTCTCGCGGGTGCCGAGCCCGGATCCGGCCGCCAAGAACTGGGCGATCGACCCGAACCGGCCGCTGGCCGAGCTGGACGCCGTGACCTCCAACCGCGTGGTGCAGGCGTACAACCCGGGCAGCGTGTTCAAGATCGCCACGACCCTGATGTACGTGGAGAAGTGGGGGAACTTCACCATGAACTGCGCGCCCACGTACTACTTCGGGCGGGCCGCGTTCCGCAACTGGGCGGGGTACGGGCTGGGGCCGGTGGACGGCCGCAAGGCCGTGGCGTTCTCGTGCAACCCCTGGTACTACGATTCGGCGGCGCGCGCCGGGACCGAAGCCTACTCGCGGCAGCTCAAGTCCCGCCTGACCGAACTGGGCTACAACGCCCCCACCGGCCTGGAACTCGTGGGCGAGAAGACCGGGATGCTGCTCGACGCGGACGACTACACCAACCCGAACGCGCCGTGGTATCCGGGCTTCGCGCTGAACATGAGTATCGGTCAGGGCGACGTGCTGGTCACGCCGGCGCAGGTCGTGTCCGTGATGTCCACCATCATCGGCGGCGGGCAGAAGCGTCCCCTGACAGTGCTGAAGGCCGTGGACGGCACGCCGGTCCCGCGCAAACCGGCCGTGAACGTGGTCCGCAACGGCAACACCGCCGCCTTCGATCTGGTCAAGGAAGGCATGACCTGGACGACCAGCATCCCCACCGGCACGTCCCGCCACGAGGTCGGCCCGGAACTGTTCCCGGTCCGGACCGGCGGGAAGACCGGCACCGCCGAGAACGGCCTGAGCCGCCGGGGCGGGTACGCGTACACGCACGCGTGGTACGAGGGGTACGGGCCGCTGTCCAGCCCGAACTTCGCGGTCGTGGCGTTCTTCCAGAACGGCGGCGAGGGCTCGGGTCCGGCGCTGAAGGCCGTGAAGAAGATGTTCGCGGCCCGCTGGTGCGTGACCCTGGACGAGAAGGGCAGCGCCCTGCCGCTCAGCGCGCAGCAGCCCTGCACGGGCGAACTTGAGGAGATGCACCGGGTGTACAAGGTCCGGGCGCAGCGGGCCGCCGCCGCAGCCAGGGCGGACGCCGGCACGCCCGGCCGCAGCGCCCAGCAACCCTGA
- a CDS encoding OsmC family protein, which yields MKKTLNVTWLGEQRYLGVSESGHQLLIDNSPTKVGVSPMEALLGALATCTAYDVVEIMKKRRTPLATYRIEVEGERADTDPKRYTHITVCHIASGEGVTDEALGRAAHLSHEKYCSVAATLNSEITVETRVE from the coding sequence ATGAAAAAGACCCTGAACGTCACCTGGCTCGGAGAACAGCGGTACCTGGGCGTCAGCGAGAGCGGCCACCAGCTGCTGATCGACAACAGCCCCACCAAGGTGGGCGTCTCGCCCATGGAGGCCCTGCTGGGCGCGCTGGCCACCTGCACCGCCTACGACGTGGTCGAGATCATGAAAAAGCGCCGCACGCCGCTCGCCACCTACCGCATCGAGGTCGAGGGTGAACGCGCCGACACCGACCCGAAACGCTACACGCACATCACGGTCTGTCACATCGCCAGCGGTGAGGGCGTCACCGACGAGGCCCTCGGCAGGGCCGCGCACCTCAGTCACGAGAAGTACTGCTCGGTCGCCGCGACCCTGAACAGCGAGATCACCGTCGAAACCCGCGTGGAGTAA